The following nucleotide sequence is from Juglans microcarpa x Juglans regia isolate MS1-56 chromosome 6D, Jm3101_v1.0, whole genome shotgun sequence.
GATCTCTCTTCTCCTCGACTCCTCTCAACGCCGCCGACCTCCATTGCAGCGTCACCACAAGCTCAATCATCGGTGACCTTCCTCATGCCGATCTCCTCCTCACAgacctttctctctctctctctctctctcccctcaacAGGCCGAAGCCTGTggccctctcttcctctccttttgaTTTCCCTCTATCACGCCACCGTGAGTAGCTCCTCCCACGAGCTTCGACAATCACCTCTTCCCCACAACGCGGCTCCAGCACCCATAACTCCTCCCTAGCCCTACCACACAGTACCTCTATACGCACGAGTTTCTCCTTGTAGCGCCGCTGATAGCCAAGCTCacgccaccgcaccaccacgaCAGCCTAGATCCATCGTCTATAGCCCATGGCGCCATCATCAGCCTTCCACGGCACCTCCCCTGCTCCTCCATGCCCAACTGAGCCTCTACCTCTcccattttgtgattttgtaaatttgtacattttgtgattttgtagaaTTAGAATGATTTACGGTGAGTTTGTGATTATCCTACaatgattttgagatgatttacGGTGAGTTTGGTCTGTGCTTACTGTGATTTTGTGATCTGTTGTGGTGATTTTATGATgattttgtgtggtgattttgtgatctGTTGTGGTATTTTGTGATGATctgttgtggtgattttgtggtattttggAAAGAATATTGCTATGAGGATGTAGAGAGGGACgaagaagaaaaatgtaaaataagaatactgttcattactgttcattatagatatttttaagtataaagagatatatattaatatttttggtcaTAAACCCGGTTGATTTTATTGGGACAGTGTGAAATTTATCTTTTGCTAAGTcctttattattatgattattattatttgactataaaattgaccttttttttttttttttttttttttttatctttgggctgatttagattaaaaaatgtagttttagatgaaacataaaagttgaaaaaatattattagaatgttattttataatattgttattgttttgagatttaaaaaagtagaataagatttaaaaaaattaaattgtttactatattttatgtaaaaatttaaaaaaattataataatgtgatgagataaaatgaaatacttttcaaatcaaaatggattaaatttttaataaataactcagttgagatatttttttaaagaaatatccCGAATTCGTCGGTGAAACCAAAAAGAACAGAATCCCACGGTCCTAGTATCTATTGTTGAATGTCGACCACTACTAAACGCTAACTTGCACTCCATCTGGAAAACACCCGACAAAATACTTGGGGACATTTGGGGCAACCTCAATTTCCTTGAGGAACGGCCATCGAACCAAGCAATCCATTAATGCTGCATTTGGTAATCGAAGTAGTTTATAAGACTactttattattgtttattactATTATCACAACATGCCATTTTTAAGTTCAAAATAATGGACCCCACTTCCCCTAAATCACCGAAGAGTCATCTTTGATTAAAGGTGGCTCCTTCCTGCCATGCGAACACAAATCCTCCGAGTCATTGAAAATCCATTCTATCTTCCTACaataaaccaagtttaataataaaagtcaaatataattatgtttacTAGCTTTTAACAATTCTTACTCATTTAATAgtcataattttcattttaaattttattattctggaATAAACATGATAAATTAACAAATTTTAaggagaataatttttctaatcagtcactattcaccttCACACCTTacatcttattaaaaaaaattattagatatgatgtgtgagaataaataataactgatatatagtaaaattattattaaaatacgtCACCAATGATCggtaaaatttaggataaaaaatattttccaactATTTTAGCGTAAATTGATTAGGAAAAGACATTACATTCAAAGGCAATTACTTTTTGTAGGGCTTtctaaattacataaaagtaagaAAAGAATAAACCTAACACGCCGTCGTTTAGTACGTGGCTAGATTCCCCTCCAAAGAAGTGATCCGAGCGCCCCGCCCCCAAATAGTGAAATGAAATCCGTGAAAATGCAAAATGGACAGCGTTAACTGCAAAATACGGTTTAAACCGAATGATTTCCTCGTAACATAAAGTTTCCTTAGAGGTTATAAATGTAAATGTGTCACTACTAAAACAATGAGTGCAGCTAGAAAATTGCCAGCTGGCCATAACAATGTGGGGGCCACTTTTTGTTCCACCTTCAAATTTCTACAGACTCTCCAACACTCTGTcgctctgtctctctctctcctctctgttTTCACTTTTCAGAAGTGGAAGGGAAAAATAGGAGAGCTCGCAATCCTGCATGTCTATGGAACTGGCGGTTGTATCTGTAAGTTTTCAGATTTCGAGtccctctcttttctttattCGTATTTATCTGGTTTGGTTAAGAAGATCTAAGCTAGATTATCCTttaaaaattctcattatttatttttttagttatgcTCTCTGATTCTTTTTCGGTAAATGGGTTATTAAATTGGGAATTCGTATGAATTGAATCGTGAGCTGGATTATCATGGCCTTTGGAGTCAAAACTTTCATTCAACGATATTTGATTTGCATGGGTTGGTGGAGTTCCAAAcgtatttgaaaaaagtggggaaaggtaaaaacaataataataacccaAACTGGATATTGAAATTGAATGTAGTTTTTGGCAGTTGAAactaaatgtttttattttttggctgtTTATGCTTGAAACTCATCCAAGCCAAATGGTTACTTTAGGTATTATGGCCAAGACGGagttaaattcattttattggTTACTCTGAAGTTGCTGAAGTTTAGTCCATCTTCTTTCCAAGGCTCTCTCAAAAGCAATTGGAGCTTAATTTCTGATGTATTGATTCAttgctcaatttttttaaccgagttttaatgatattgtggaagttatatgtttaatttattgatcttttgtattttaatagATATTGGCAATTGGATTGAATAGGAGCGACCCATTTGGATTTTAAGAGAAAGAATTGGAAGTATTGTGGAGAATGGCATGCAGAGGTTGCTTGGAGTGCCTATTGAAGCTTCTTAACTTCTTATTGAGTCTTGTGGGTCTTGCTATGGTTGGCTATGGGATCTACTTGCTGGTTGAGTACCAAAGATCTACAAGTAACACCCTTGTGGCTTCACCTGTGAGAGGCGATGAGAGTTTGATACAGCTTGGCCGACCCCTGCTCATGGGTGTTTCTCTGTCCAGTAGTATTTTTGATGACCTGCCGAAAGCTTGGTATGGCTGCTGAACATTTTGGCTAAAATTTGTTATGGGTTTCTGATTTGTTGATACTTTTGGCATTGTTGAACTTGTTGAATAACTGTCTTATCttttgatttcaaaatttgacttCACAGAAAATGCAAAACTAATGGCATGTTTGGGTAACACCAAAATTcgcaaacatcactcaaatacaaaatacttttctatttcaaattttaaacttttcatctaatcattacctaattactACTTTAacacaaatcaatacaacttttacaaacttcaaaacaaaaataatattaaaaaattatattcaaacaactatttaactttatctattcactttcacaaactccattacaatacttattttaaaaaatgtttttattcaactctctctctctctctctctctctcctttttcccAAAACCTAATTTGAAACAAGTTCTCACAATTCTCAAATACTCCATTGAACATGCCCTAAGTTTTTGTGCCTGATTTCCattgaacatatattttttttataagtaaattgaAGCATCAACGTGTAGCCATGGTGGTTTGAACCCATTCCCTTTCCTTTGAAACAACACACTCTTACAATTGAGCATATATTTTATATCGCATATTTCTTgagtttcattttatatttggaGGGAATAAGGGAAGCTGAAGAAACATAATTAAATATGGTCATGAAGGAAAGCCACGTTTGAGATTCTTTTTCTGTTTCATCATGCTTtcaaagcaaaggaaaaaaagagaagaggaatACATATGAATGGGTTTACTTCATTCCTTATTTATTAATGTAGTATGTAGTCCTTGCTTGTCATTAACATGCCATATTTGTTTTAATAGAAATGATAGCAATACTCTTAtttcaattttaacttttacaTTGCTTAGTGATAGCCTGTTGCAAAATCTACCTCACAAGtgcttaaaatttttttattacacaGGGTCTGTAACACATACATACTGTACTGTTATGTTTTACCATGCTTAAAATTTTTGGTCACATTTAATTCCTGGAAGCAACTCTTGATCCTGGCATGAGATGTTAGATATTCTTACTATCACTTTAAGAAATTCCAACGCCTACTAAAAATATACATGGGCTGCTCTATACCAAAGTTTCATTGGCCTGCAAACTTCTCTTTGTTTACTGGATGGGTGAATGTAGGGGTGTAAGAATCTTGGTCCGGACCGAAAAAACTGATTGGACCGATTAAGGAATTGTTTGGTCTCGGTCCAAGAAAGTAGGGAAATTCAGTTTTTGGTCTGATATCGGGGTGGGGTATTTTCACCCCTGACTGAggcgaattttttttttttttttgataattaataagaaattttattaccaaaaataagcaaagcccaagtacacaagaagtatataaaggaaatacctactacacttTAGAAAGCAGGAAAGAGACTAATACAAATTCAGACCGACcgaatttattatataaacttttaaataatttttatatgatattttataattttttaaagtagttatataaattgaaaacaagtaattatataattttcttctaactaattataactaattatgtaattttttcaacctaattatttatgcttagattatataaaatattaaaggttaagaattttaagatagggtattaactattaattattgataataCACATACtattaacattattaatttattttacttaattaaaatacttattaGTTGAGTATATACTTAGGGAATGCttgggaaatgagatgagatgagaaatatgtgaatagtagtgaaatggtttgtgaatagtagtaaaatggtttgagttatgatgttttatggggttttggaaaaggagcgagaaaaatttgaataaaaatattataaagttaaaatattgttagaatataattttttaatattagattttattttgggagttgaaaaagttgatttttttttttttttttggtattttgtttgaaagtttgagaaagttgtaatgattagtttgaaagtatttgtgtttgagtgatgtttgggaaggagatgggatgggatgagatgagatgaaaaacattaccaaacattCCCTTAGTTAGACAACTTAGATTACATCATtcacttaattatttttttcttatataaattttttttgtaaaaaacttggaaaaaaagaaaagaaaaaaagggccTGGACTGAAACACCCCAATAAGAACGACCGGACTGAACCAAAGTGGTCTAGTTTGATCTGGACTTTTGGTGGACCGAGAAATTCAGTCTGGTCCAAAATTCTCCTCCGAGACCAACCAGACTGGACTGATTACACCCCTAGATGAATGTACTGAGGCTTCCTGAAAAGCATTGTAGTAAGGTTTTTGATGCAGTCATGTTTGTATAGTCAAGTTTCGTATTGATGATGGCAGATTTGAGCTTTCGGGGATGTTGATAATTTGTTTGCATTGGTTGtaatgcttttattttattttattttatttttttagtaatggaAATCCTATCCAAGTGCAGAGGGGCAGGATCCAAGTATATGGATATACCCAACAAACAAGAAGAATGAAAAGAGCAAAAATCCTTAAAACATAATGGGTTGGAAAATTGGGAGCTGTTCTGAACAGTCATCTTTTCTATGACACCATCCCAAATGAAATTCACCTCAAATGGTGCCCTTAATGGAAGACCATATACTTCATAGGTAGAAAAGACCTACAGCCAAGGATGCATGCCAAACTGCCAATATTGTCCACCTCTCCAACCGATACTAATTTTGACTTAGCCAAGTTGATTTTTAACCCTGAGATACCTTTGGAACatggaaataaacaaaaaatatggcATGTTCTGAGATAGCCCCACAAGAGATGAGAGTATCAATAGTGAAAAGAAGATGCGATAGAATAAGCTCTTTTTCGTTACTTCTGGAGCCCATCGAGAAACTTGATGAGAGACCTTTGTTCACAGTAGTTGATAGGATTCTAAGTTGTGTAGAACTATTTCGGagtgttttatttatattattcttaGCATCTAAAAATAACACCATTAAGATCAATGTATGCCATTACATAGAGTAGGATGTGACTTATGAACTTAGATTTAACTTACCAAGATGTCACACTACCGAAGGTTTTTGCTCAAAGTACTGCTTTGCCCATTACATTATAGGCAGCTCCATTGTGTATCCATAGACTATGGGTGTTATACATTCCATCATTCATTTCTCATACTgacaatctttttttattttttttatttttttagtgttgaTCTTAAGAGTTATTGTAAcgcctcaatggaaggcccaaactacatgacttatactccaaaaCGACTAGTAATGATtcaattggagccctattgaaatattataaagagtaataacttatcattcccaagcaatatgagatctcatacactacctattcttatctttatcatatggggtatcacaatctccacTCTTTAAATTCCCGATGTCTTCAGTCAGGTCAGTCCATCGTAGGTGACACGCCTCAAGTCTTACATttttggttgggataggctctgatactatttgtaacgccTCACTgtaaggcccaaaccacatgacctatactccaaaaggactagccaatgatacaattgaaaccCCATTGAAACATTacaaagagcaagaactttttctttccaagtaatgtgggatcccatacccCACTTATCCGtatccttatcatatagggtatcacagTTGCATAAGTAAAATTGCTATATGTATATTGCATATTGATGAATGGCcccaaataaaataactcaaattAAGTGTTGGTCAAAGTGTGCTTAAGCGCAAAGCCTAAAGCACCAAGGCCAAAGTGCATTTACAAAAGCGCGCTTTGTTGTGTAAATGCGCTTTTTGTGTGAGCTTAACGTGCAGAAAAGCGTGCTTTTgtaatctgttttttttttaaattatataaaatattatgtttaatttttatgtcaTTAGTTTATTACTTGATTTATGTTGCATAATACGCTAATGCATTGAGTTAATAGGCTAAATATGTTGCCACTTTTGTTTCTAAAGcttgttttggtattttttttattttttattattacacatcattttttaaaatgcgTGCTTTACTTTAGTCAGGTGCACGCTTGCACTTTGCGCCTAGGCTCTAGTCTCTAGACAGCTTTTGCGGTTAAGTGTGCCTAGCGTTTTTACCAACACTGAATTTAACAAAACCGGTACTCTCAACTAGTTGGTATTTGTGAACTAGTTGATTTTTgctgttttttttcctttgaatagCTATGGCCAGTTATGTCTTTTCTCCTTGTCTTTACTCGTTTTTTGTGGCCGCGACACATCTGAATAAAAACTCCAAATCAAGTCAATTGTTTCAAAAGACTCCTTAGCAGAAAGCATTGGCTTAGGTgcggtttgaatagtgagatgagatgagatgcgatTGTTTcagataaaatttgaaagttgaataaaatattgttagaatattattttttaatgttattattgttttgggatttgaaaaaattgaattgtttattatattttgtatagaaatttgggaaagttgtaatgatgaaatgagatgaaacattttcactatccaaacggggcctaggCTTATTTCTACACCATCGTGTTTTTCCTAGGTCAAGAGTCGATGGCCACTTGGTCAAATGGCATCTCTAGTCCCATTAATTATGAATGGTTGGCATGGTCATAGCTTTGTCTTGTGGGGTATTTGAACTGCTTTCCAGTAAAGTGTAAAAAAACTCATCATACTGAGTTTAATGAACTTACTATTAAGCATTGGGTGGTAGTTtacttgtgtacttgggctttgcctatctttattaataacattatcatttacttataaaaaaaaaaatgtatttattgttccttttctttttctctctaatatcttcaaaattatttttctgcAACCATTAGGTATTTGCTCTcttattatgtgtatatattttgttgaaagaacTAGTACCAAGTCCTCGATATATGCATATTCATATATGCCTTAAActtgttaataaaaaaagtcCATCTTGATGCATCAAACCAATTGACTGAACTTATTTGCGTCATGTATTTTCAGGttcatatacttatttattgGTATAGGAGTGATTCTCTTTGTCGTCTCTTGTTTTGGTTGTATTGGAGCTGTAACACGGAATGGGTGCTGCTTGAGCTGTGTATCCTAATACTGAtgcatttctcttaaaattgaTAGTATTCATCAATctgaagaaaatatattatttatattaactttTCCTTAAAGGGATAACTGCCATGGAACTGTTGTGTGCACCACAGCCATGCATACTAGTAATGTCATGCATCATGAAATGTCACAAATATTGGATGGTTGATAGATTGCTATTTTGTCATGCTTCTTTTCTTCGTGGTAATTATTGGTTTCCTTAAACCGAGATAGTACTCAGTATTGGTGATCCTCTTGATCTTGGTAGAGCTGGGATGTGCAGCCTTCATATTTTTTGACAAAAGCTGGCAAGAAGTGAGTGCTGTTTTAattgatttctcaaaatctaagaTGTCTAGTCACCTAATTAGTTGTATGAGTTTGTTTGTAGGAAATTCCGACTGACAGAACTGGAGATTTTGACATGATATATGCTTTTCTGAAAGAGCACTGGACAATTATAAAATGGGTTGCTCTTGGTGCTGTTGTTTTGGAGGTAAGCACAACATTGTCACCTTTAACATAAACATGTGAAGAATTTTGGAATggcaatatttatattttcaaaattcaagcaatttaccttttctattttttccttgcACAAGTGTAAATTTGGAAAATCTAGGAGTCTTATTTTTTGGGGCCTTCAGATTCTTTTTTTCAGTGTAAATTTGGAAGATTTCGTAGTATATTTAAGTTAACCTTGGTATTctatgtcatttcattttcttaggaTGAAATATTATTGGGGAAATTTTTGTGGATCTGTGGTTCAGGTTTGGAAAGAAAAGGAGTAAAATAAATATGCTTGACATTTGTTTAACTATGTTGAAAACTGACTCGAGTTGTTTCATTCTATTAGTGTACAGACCTTGACCCAAGAAAGGTTATAAAGTGCAATGCACTTTTAACCCCTAGTggttgactcaagtggtaaaggccttggtcttgggtgTGTGCTCCCCCAGGACAATTTTATCCAAACTACTTCTCTTTCTGCATACTCACTTTCACAAACCCACATACAAAATATATCttacaaattttatacaaacaaCTTCTCATTCTGCTTTCCCACCTTCACAATAATATCCCATACAAGACAcatctcaaaattatttttaataattctaaaACAATACAGTAAATTTCACTAACCAAACATGCCCTTTGTTTTACTAAAACATTCAGTATTTTTTCACCAGATGCTGTACCTGTCTTTAATTTACcactttgcaattttttttttttttttttatatgcatggTAGCGACCTGTCTAGTAGACATGAACAACAGAAACGGTTTGACATCCATTTTAGAAATTTGTGCTTTACTTCAATGAGGCACACGCTTTCTGTTTTGCACTTAGGCCCCATGAAGCCTTTGTCCTTCAGTGGACCTGGCACTTTTAACAACACTGACCAACGCCTGACGATGTGCTGGTAGAGTCGTGATTGTAATATTCTCTATCTAGTTTGAAGTTGATTTTGGGGGGCTTGCATGCCATCTTGATCTATTCCCTCAGGCCTCTACCATGACTTGAGGAAGAGAAACTGTGTTGGGCATGTTAAAATCAATTAACAAAGAAATATTGAGATGGAAGTGTTCTTGCTATGTGATtcgaatctctctctctctctctctctctctctctcactcaaacACACAAGAAAAGCACTGGTTAGTATAACTGTTCATTTCTTGTGATGGACAACTGGATCCTTTATTAGGAATTTACCATGGAATTGCAGGCACTTCTATTCTTGTTAGCGCTCGTGGTCAGGGTAGCAAACAGAAAAGTAGAATATGACAGCGACGATGAGCTCATTGCCCCAAGGCAACAGATCAGTCAACCATTGATCAATAGGCCACCAATTCCAGCTGCAGGTGTACCTGTTGCTGGTGCCCTTAATCAGCGTGCAATTAGAAATGATGCTTGGAGTGCACGCATGAGAGAAAAGGTATGATCTGTTTGAGCAGaagattttcttcaaatattttagTTTGTATGTTGTGGGTGCATTCATCGTCTATCTTGAAGGATGTTGTCTAGCAGAACAACTCTCAACCATCATAAAATGTACCATTTTTAACTAGTCCCGtatagggaaacttccgagggtgcggtgcatgGGACcagggtttactctgcaggggtggatCCGAAGGGCtatgccttggagaggttccccgacataaaaaaaagaaaaaagaaaaaaaaagtaccatttTTAAATGACAGCTGATTTATCATGAAGTAGTTGGGAGTCAATCTCATTGATGGTTCTGAAAAATTTTCTCGTTCTGTCTGATTCTTGCTTTCTTCCATATAATTCCTTCTTttgccattattttttttttcctgatattcTGCTCCTGTAAAATGCCTTATctgatattatatttttgaacaACTGTGTTGGGCTTTATGGGGCCTGTTGGATGCTCAGGCCTgatttggtttcacaaaccttttgaaatcatcttatcttatctcatttcattttatctcatctcaatcacaaatatagatatttttcaatttcaaatgttcaactttttcatataatcattaattaatcattacaactttttcaaattttcaaacaaaatataaaaaataatttaagtttttcaaatttcaaaataaaaatattattaaaaaattatattcaaaccctcttttaattttatatttttttatttaactttttctttctccttttctaaaattttataaaacatcttaattcaaatcacTTTAccactatttataaattatctcactactattcatagattttatatctcattttatcttatttgtaTAATCAAACGGGGGCCTTAAATGGAAGAAAATATAGACCTAAGAGGCATTAGATCATTTGTGGAATAGATCGTTGGAATATAATAGTTACTCTTATAATTCCTTATCTTACAGCTTTTCCGTATTGATTTGCAGTACTTCATTAAACCCATTGTGGTATAATCCTAGGCCGCTAAATATACTGTCTGATTCTTAAATATCAATGTCATCTAGAAGTGTATTGCATGATGATTGTCCCATGAAGACTATTTTTGGTGCGGTGcaaatatgagtaatgc
It contains:
- the LOC121234847 gene encoding tobamovirus multiplication protein 2A-like produces the protein MACRGCLECLLKLLNFLLSLVGLAMVGYGIYLLVEYQRSTSNTLVASPVRGDESLIQLGRPLLMGVSLSSSIFDDLPKAWFIYLFIGIGVILFVVSCFGCIGAVTRNGCCLSCYSVLVILLILVELGCAAFIFFDKSWQEEIPTDRTGDFDMIYAFLKEHWTIIKWVALGAVVLEALLFLLALVVRVANRKVEYDSDDELIAPRQQISQPLINRPPIPAAGVPVAGALNQRAIRNDAWSARMREKYGLDTSEFTYNPSESQRLQQAATQPAEERSRCSIM